Genomic segment of Geotrypetes seraphini chromosome 4, aGeoSer1.1, whole genome shotgun sequence:
tccggactagtctcagatttctcatgattgtgaaggttgcatggtgcagcatctgtctatagtcatgccaagtagttttatggtggtttggatgggatagttgattgagttgagttctaaattggttatggtttggactttgtcattttcaagAAGGATGAGTttggttttatctgggttgagtttaagtttgtgatctttcatccaggtcgtgactgtttctagtgttcgatgtagtgtgtttgtcatggtGGGCTTAGGCTGATCATATTGGAGgaggatggtaatgtcatctgcataactataggtggttatgcctatattgtccagatgtgttcctagagaagcagtgtataggttgaagagggtaggggatagtgggggtCCTTGTGGTATGTCGCagaggtttgaccaaggttctgatttttctttgtttgattttacactgtaggttctggattttaggaagccttcaaaccaagagtatactttgtctgagatacctattgcatccaagatctgtagaaggatgttatgatcaactaggtcgaatgctgcagttagatccagttgtatgagaagcatttttttccctgtgctaaggtgttgtctgattgTGTTCATTagggaacctagtagtgtctctgtgctgaagttggttctgaagcctgattgcatggggtggagtaggttatggtcatctagatagttggtgaggagtttggctactaggccttctgtaattttgacgtatagcggtattgaggcaataGATCTGAAGTTGGATGGGTGGTCTGGTGgttcttttgggtctttttggattggggtgatgacgatttcgctgaggtcagtagggaaaatgctgtctgtgagcgtggattgaatccattgtagaagtatagtgcggaattttacactggagatagtaaggagatatgaagagcagtggttgaggtcacaggaggcatggctgtattttttgtagagtttattgagttcggaacattgtatgttggggaactgAGACCatgttctatctgctgcagttgAATCTTTTTCTGAGGGGTGAATTGTGATTGCGATTTGATGGGGTGGGGTAAGATTAAGGGTGGCTCTGgcgttggtaattttgttcttgaagtgttctgctaagaggatagctgagggggggggggtgttgttggTGGTTGtgtagagtttggtgtctgttagatctttcaggatttggaatagttttttggaatcttgggtttctgtgcctataagaTTAGTGTAATGagttttctcttgtcctttagtagatgtttatattgtttgttgatttttttccaatcggtttttgtttgatctaggttagtttttctccattttctttctaatcttctacactgtcttttgagttggagcaatTCATTGTCAaatcattggtctgatttccggctggttctggttttggtttgtagtggggccagttcatcaaggatgttggtggtcagattcttccagtgagagatgaagtcttttgggtcgcagtcttggatagtttcatctacttttgaccagaaaatggttggcTCGATATGTTTGCAAAGACACTttttttaatttggaaatattaactgGGAAGAATGCATACTTTGAAAATAGGTCTCTgacagagcctctaatgtaaatataatatataaatactcTAGCTGAGGAGGACCCTCAAGCTATCAAGCAAACAGTGGGAGAAAAAGAGATGCTTCCAAAAGGGATCTTTATTAACAAATAGACTTGACACTGTCAGCGTTTCGGTACTCAAAAAagtaccttcctcaggagtctttggTTGTTAGAGCGCCAACATAACACAAATGTgttcattttgaaaaaaatgaaattaGTATGCAATAATCTCAGCGTGAAAGCCTTCCGTCCTAAATGGATAGGAgttggcggtgcttggggatccccatgaGCTACAATAAGGGTCAGCAAATATTTCAACAGTGGATAAATAAAACcataaatgcatttccttttctgttaaacacaatacaaagacatctgctatatacatttcaatcaataaattcccttttttattaaacacaatacaaagacatctgctatatacatttcagtcaataaattcccttttttatctttgtctggagatttatttttccatcaagttggttccagtttctcttgttttctgctttcctgtcttctgcaaatacTTCAAGAGGtttctgtccattggttcctcctaccatggtccagcatttctctcttccctccctccctcccattataCAACATCCTGACTCCCATCTGTCCTGCAtcaatctccctctttttcctttccccacatctgcctgcacagcatttcttcctctctctcctccagatatctccctctctctgtctaccatctttctttctcttattCCTTCCCTTGTTGcaaagggaatggggaaaaaaGAGAGGGATCCAAGGAACATCCCTCCCACACCCTCTAcagccatatccaatatttctcctccgctcatcccccggaccatgtgcagcatctttcgcccctatCCATCaacccatgcccaacatttctccttctatcacccctctccaacaccaagccacatctctctctccaatccctgcaccaccatgtccaacaagcCACTCTTGCTATTTTGAATGTCCTcacataaacatatatatattttgggcCCAACAGTATCTTATGAGGGTAATATTCAACCAGCAGCTGTCAACATTTCTTTGGGGATTTTTTAATGTTCCACAGCCACTGAAATTATGCCTAGATATTCATTGCCAGGCCACATTCAGGTACTGGCATGAAACATCCAGGTACATGTGGATGGTCAGCACTTACAGGATAAGTACCAAAATTCAATTTTAACCAATTAAGTTAAACCAACCAAACACAGGAAAGCTACATATCTGGTCCTACTTGGCAGGTTTAATTTAACAAGTTAAGAGCTGGATAATGGTACTTATacggttttatttttaaaatttgaagaattgttgggtgggagggaaagggttataatttctactttaatggatatgtataagaatgtcaagtaatgtatattttattagtaatgtaatgttttaatattaatcatttgtttgtcagttttaaaatgaataaagaatttaaaaaaaaaaaatttctataccgtttaaaactaaacggtttacaaaatttacattcataattttgtaaaaacatgataaaacagacacacaATAATGAGAATCATTAATAATTCATCAACTgtgcagagaggaaaattattggctaaaaaaggcatctacaaataatgtCGACTCTGCCTTTggtccatctacaccagtggttcccaaacttgtcctgggggacccctagccagtcaggttttcaagatatccctaatgaatatgcatgagagagatttgcatacctgtcactttcattatatcttgaaaacctgactggctgggggtcccccaggacaggtttgggaaccactgatctacacaaTACCTAGTTTTAACTTTAATGGCGAGAGTAGATATTCAGCAACACTATCTGGGTTAAGTGCCGCTGAACATTCCCTCGGGATTGCTCAGTAGTTAAATGGGCAAGAGACTCTCTTATCCAGTTAACTGGTTTTGAATATCAACTCCTATATATTTTCCACACTCTCCATTCTCAGAATTTCAAACTAACTACCCCAAGCCAGTTCACCATCCTACCACTGTCTTACAGATTCCCTTTAACCTGGAGTTCTTCCCTTTAATAATACACTGCTATGGTTTTACATTCACTACCATGAAACTGAACTCTCCCCAAATACTATGCCTTTTGAGTTCCACTCTGCCACTAGGTGGAATGCTCACTTAAGCTGTAACTCCATAGATTTCACACTGCTGTCACTCAGCTGACAGCTTTCCAATAAATTTTCAGAGCTACGTGAACAGCTTTCATAGCTAAGGCAATATGCCAACTAATTTTGCTTGACTGCTCATTTTCTCTTTCACTGAACATACCTTAAACCTCCAGGCACATCCTTCATAGCAGCAGACATATGGCCTTCCTTTGTCATGCACGCACATGTGTTTGCTCAATGTTGAGCGATCAGGATATGCACAGTTGCAGATTTCACAGGCTACTGTCCCTAGTCTGTGCTTCTGCCGATGCAGGTGAATCATAGAATTAATGGAGGACTGGAAATCGCACTGTGGACACTTGTATAGCTTGCCACGGTGTGTGCGTCGATGGATTGCTGCCTGTTCCTTAGATTGAAAAACTTCACCACAGCAGTTGCATAGGAACTCTGTACTGTGGGTCTTGGCATGCAGCTGCAGCGACTGTCTTTTGGTAAATGTCTTACCACACACTTGACAGATAAACTTTTGTGAACAGGATTTCTCAGGTGTGGTCAATGTCACAGATTTCTGTTCCAAATACTCCTGCTTTTCTTCTGAAGATTTTAACTGAGACTCATACTCTGCCAGACTCaacattctctccccctctgccaaTTCAACTTCCATTTCCATGTTACAGTAACTGTCAGCATGTTTTCCATGCATATGGTCCACAAGTCCCTCTTTGGCATAATATGTCTGGGTACAGTATAAGCATTTGAATACAGTCCTACCATAACTAAACATACTCCCTTGGACAGTATTTGTGCCCAAAATGAAGAGAAAGTTTGTACTGTTGTCAACAGACTCTGAATCTTGGGGTATAAATGTGGCATTCTTGGGAAATGATGCCCCAGTTTCTGCAGCTGGAGACTGAGCAAGGCCAGCACAGGTATCCTCAGACTCATTATGGCTCCAAGAGTGCACTTGGTGTGTGATTCGATAATGGTAAAGCAACACTGTGTGGGATGTGAAGGATTTGTCACAAAGGACACAACTGTAAGTATTTTTATCCTTTAAATctgaaatgagagagagagagagagacatatacacacacaatctCAAATGTTCTGTTATGACATTCTACAGAGTAGACAGACTGAATACTATGGATGTATAGCTTAGGGCTATACACCAAATTTACTTTACTCAAACTTGCCTGCCATTTGTGGAAAACATATCCGTATTTCCTTCCAGGAAGCAGTATAAGGAAAGATGTAAAATATAACTTGTTGCTGCTCATCTAAAAAGCAAGATAAGGGCTTCCCAAAACTATCCCAACAACCCCACATTCATCTGGCCTTTCAGCACATACACAATAAACATGAATGGATCAATGTACATATACTGGTACTAGCTCTCTGTGGTAAATGTCACGGCAtattttattgtggatatcctaaaactcTAAATGTCTGCATGATCAGCCAGATACACTTGGGAAGAGTTGGAAGATAGAAGAGGTAAAACAAGGTTTGGATTATTCAATTGTGGAGAGAAAAAGGGCAGTGAGTAGGTGCATGCCTACTTCTCTCTCccatagtaccgtattttctcgcatataacacgtgcgttatacgtggtttttacgtaccgcgcatacccttgcacgttatacgcgtgagcgcgttgtacaaaattttttttacatagttcccccccccgcaggaccgctcgcacccccaccccgaaggaccgctcgcacgcacccgcacccccaccccgaaggaccgctcacacgcactcccacccacacccgcacccccaccctgaaggaccgctcgcacccccacagcctcccgaccccccccccctatcatgTACCAGCTCctacctgctgcttcctcttggcggtcccgacacccgacacgatcgtggcaagagggagctcaagccctcttgccccagccaaccgtggcacccccaacacgatcgtggcaagagggagctcaagccctcttgccccccccgactccccgacacgatcgtggcaaaagggagcccaagccctcttgccccgccgactccccaactccccgacaatatcgggccaggagggagcccaagtcctcctggccctggcgaccccccccctagttgttcgggccaggagggagcccaaaccctcctggccacggcgaccccctacccccacaccgcactacattacgggcaataatttttacacaacatgttataatatggtatacaatatgtatggggtgattggaaagtacttgaagggtggggggagggagaggggataaaaatatgtttagaatattatgtattagatataaaagtgatattgtgtattcattagttgtaattcaatattttgtacacttcatgtaaaatttgaaaatgaataaagaatttaaaaaaaaaaaaaaaaaaaccttcgaCGGGCGGGACATGGACGGGGAGACTGTCGTTGACAAATCAAACTCTATGGCGAAGAGTCCATAAGGCCCAAAAAGGGCCAGAGCCCGCAAtggaaaacaagaaagaaaaaaccagactgtttctgttataaggtatttttggggttttttttaagaaaataaccAAAAGAAATGATGACAAAAAATGTCACAAACTGCAAGAGCAGGAAGGCAAGcgaagaaaaaattattttaagagGAACTGAAGCGCATCTtattagctccacggaaactagaaaactgagggaccACGCGCCCTatatcaggcgggaaggcactcgcgcatgcgcggttcaggctatcgcaaactttctaagatcttaaagtggtgatgcacttttaaagtggaatcgagggtgaaatactcacgtggattaaaaactggctggcggataggaaacagagtgggagtaaatggacaatactcggattggaaaagcgtcaccagtggagtaccgcagggttcagtgcttgggcctgtgcgcttcaatatatttataaatgatctggaaattggcataacgattgaggtgattaaatttgcagacgatactaaatTATTCAAAGTAGttaagacgcaggaggattgcgaagatctgcaacatgacataaacacgctcaagaaatgggccgcaacatggcaaatgaggttcaacgtggataagtgtaaggtgatgcatgtcggtaacaaaaatcttatacacatgtccggggcggtactcggagaaaccccccaggaaagagacttgggaggactggtcgacaagttgatgaagccaaccgcataatgtgcggcggtggcgaaaagagctaacagaatgctaggaatgattaagaaggggatcacaaacagattggagaaggttatcatgcctctgtacaggccatggtacaccatcacctggaatactgcatctagcattggtcgccatacatgaagaaggacacggtactactcgaaagggtccagaaaagagcgactaaaatggttaaggggctggaagagttgccatacagtgagagaaactgggcttcttctcccttgagactgagaggggacttgatcgaaacattcaagatactgacttagtagataaagacaggttgttcaccctctccaaggtagggagaacaagagggcactctctaaagttaaaaggggataggttccgtacaaacataaggaagttcttcttcacccagagaatggtggaaaactggaacgctcttccggaggctgttaaagggaaaaacaccctccagggattcaagacaaagttagacaagttcctgctgaaccggaacgtacgcaggtagggctggtctcagttagggcactggtctttgacctagaggcCGCCGCTGGAGtggaatgctgggcacgatggaccaatggtctgacccagcagtggcaattcttatgttcctatggtcCATACCGTGGCTCTGTTGGGAcgtcacccatacatgagaatatgctgcctgcttgtcctgggataatacctgCAACAGAGCTTAGTTTTCCTTTCCAACTTCACTCTCAGGGGAGATGGAAAGGGACAGCAATCACTGGAAGATTAAAGAGGggttaatccttccagtggttaACTGTTGAATTAGAGCAACTTTTTGTAACTTGGACATGACTGAAACAGATCTAGATAAAAATGTCCTTTATAGACATGGATGTTTCTTCCCATGCAAAAATCCCTGTTGGACATATTTTTGGGCCCTCCCTAGTACCACCCAAAACATGTCCACAACATGCATCCTTGCTATTTGGACGAATAGCAGTGTAcctcatggtatagcggtatataagaaataaaattattattataaaacatccaaattctgacttttctaaatcaagtttggatgtttttagcAGATGGACTTAAAGGCATTTTAAGACATTCATCTGCTTTTAATATGAGCTTCATAGCATTTCTGAAGAAACACTGTGGTGACTATTTCACTGACATTGTAAGGTTCAATATATAGTAAAATTTGGATTCAACAGGGCTAGCTGCACTCAAGCCTGGCTGTGTTCAACAGCTGAATCTAATTATCAAATTTGTTCAACTGGATGATTCAGTAACTAGGGAAGCTATTACTTTTTCACATAGGTGATATGTGTATTAGATAACTTTGTTCCTTAAATAAATgaagtaataatttaaaaactgttaATGTGTTTACTTAGgttttctttgttaaatacaTTTTGTTAACAGATCAGAAACCATTCAGTGTGACATATATGAAATAACAGGTTAAATTAGTAGGGAGAAAAACTTTTCATATCACTTTATGTGTACAGTATGTACACACTTACCCTGGAGCAAGCATAACTATACATGTTTGCTGTTTGCATGTAACAGCAGCAATTTTAGAAGGGAAAGAATATGTATACTTTTCCCTTTCCAAAAAGTATCTTGGATCCTCACAGAATCACACATGGCTCCTTGTGCTCAAATCAAGAAAACAACAGTTTGTCACATTCCCAAAGATATTTTTTTGAAGATGTTTTTATTTACAATACAAATGGTTAGTATGCTTCTCTTGTGAACCACCCCATGAAGGTGGTATCCTTCCCTCTTTCCATACAGTAAGGTATTCAAGCCAATAGTATTTTACAGGTGCACCTTCCTTTGCCCTGCCCCCATCTCCTCACTGAATGTAAATATGCCACAGCTATGCTAAAAAATGAAATGCTTACGTTCACTTTTATGTAGAATAAACGATGTGATATCTG
This window contains:
- the LOC117359553 gene encoding zinc finger protein 888-like gives rise to the protein MLEIRDTSSGFIVSGKIDGDVLLCGKCCQQISDITSFILHKSEHLKDKNTYSCVLCDKSFTSHTVLLYHYRITHQVHSWSHNESEDTCAGLAQSPAAETGASFPKNATFIPQDSESVDNSTNFLFILGTNTVQGSMFSYGRTVFKCLYCTQTYYAKEGLVDHMHGKHADSYCNMEMEVELAEGERMLSLAEYESQLKSSEEKQEYLEQKSVTLTTPEKSCSQKFICQVCGKTFTKRQSLQLHAKTHSTEFLCNCCGEVFQSKEQAAIHRRTHRGKLYKCPQCDFQSSINSMIHLHRQKHRLGTVACEICNCAYPDRSTLSKHMCVHDKGRPYVCCYEGCAWRFKTEMMLKAHVQAHTTRGKFECSTCGYTFRRKHHLSRHLIKMHGIIPTRSKRRASQKRASGASIEQCEEQMPGLIADDGHVIYLPSDSSPGTEKHIQTPVEELFIKQEDSEDHVLL